The genomic DNA TCCCGCTTTTCCTTCTCCAACGTGTCCCTGCGCATCATTCACACCGAGCAGGGCGTCACGAAGATTCCCATGGCCGAACACCATCACGATGCCGGTGAGGCAGAGGGCCACCACGAAGAGGTCGGACAGGCCGAAGCGCATGGTCATGACGACCACGGCATCCTTGATCCTCACATCTGGCTCGACCCCGTGCGGGCGCGCACCATTGCCCGAAACGTCTGCGCCGGGATGGTCAGCGTCGACCCTGTGAATCGTGCCGTCTATGAAGCCAACCTTGCGGCCCTCCTCCGGGAGATTGACGAGACCAACGAATTCATTGCCGGGCGGTTGGCCTCGGTGCCCGAAGGCAAGCGGACGTTCATGGTCTTTCATCCGTCCTGGGGGTATTTCGCCGATCGCTATGGCCTGATCCAGGTACCCATCGAGGCCCAGGGCAACGAGCCGGGGCCGAGACATCTTGCCGAAATCATCGAACATGGGCGGGAGTTGGGCATATCCGTGGTCTTTGTGCAGCCGCAATTTTCCCAAAAGAGCGCTTCGGTCATTGCCTCGGAACTGGGTGCGAGGGTGATCCCCCTTGATCCCCTTGCGGAAGACTGGAGTGGCAACCTTCGTCATGCGGCAGAGGCTTTTGGCAAGGCGCTCAAATAGGTGTCGAACGGGGTAATAGGAGCGTGGATATGACAGTTCAAAGCCCTGCCGGGGCAGCCCGGAAATTTCTTGAACGGACCGGGCTGGAGCCGACCCTCAACCGCATCCTGGTTCTGTCCGCCGTTGCGGACAGCCGTTATCCGTTGACCGCGCGTGAGGTCTACACGACCGTCCTGCGGGAGCACCGGCTCAATCGGGTGACGGTCTACAGGATACTCGACCTGTTGGCGGAGAATGGGGTTGTGAACCGCATCAGCTCCGGGGAACGGGCCCTGCATTTTTGCGTCGGCGCCGACCACAGCCACTTCCATTGCACCAGGTGTGGGAAGGTGCAGTGTGTTGCCAACACCCTTTTGCAATTCGACGAGAAGGCCGTAGCCAGAGCTTTGGGGATGACCGTGAGCAGTATCGACCTCCACTTGGAAGGCCTGTGTGCCGAATGTGAAGGCAGCCGGGCGGTTGAATAGCCGCGGGTGTTCGGCCCGTTAAAAAAAAGAAAGGCTCCATGGCGGTGATTGGAGCCTTTCCGGGGAGTTCCCGACGGGGATTGTCGGGAAAACAATTATTACTGTCAATGGCATATGATAAGGGCATACATTTCCTCTGTTGACAATAGGGGAAGCCCCTATTGTTTGTCGTGCATATCGGGAAAACTTCCTGCTCACGACAGGCCGAATCGTTCTTTCGGAGCCGGTGTCCGAAAGGGGAAACCTCGTCTTGTCGTCGGTGTTTATTGTCCGTGCAGGAGGCGTGTGGCGATGTCCAGGTCATACAGCGCCAAGGGGTTGCGGGCCGTATCCTTCTCCCGGTACAGGGCGGCGGCCTGTTCAATGGCGGTATAGGGCACCCATTGGTGCTTTTCCCATATTATCGGCTCCGAGGGATTGTAGAGCCTGAATTCGATCTGGCCCTCGTTGTCGCGCACATACATGCGTACTTCGGGGTGCTGGAGGGACGGGGTATAATAATGGCCTCGTTCGTCTTTCATGGTGTGTCTCCTAGGCGTGAAAATTGAATCGGATGGTTTCGTCCATTTCATATACTTTGATGTTCATGGTGCCGAGCAGGGTACGCAGCGGCCTTCCGAAGAGAAATTCGTTCATGTTCGGGTCCATGCCGGTCTTTTCGGGGACCAGTCGGCGCATTTCCATATCAAAGACGACCATTCCCTTGAGCGCCTCTCCCGCTTCCCGGTCACCTTCGCGGGCTGCCTTGGCCAGGCTTTCCATGAGCACTGGGTCGCACTTGGCGTCGTGATCTGCCATGAGCGAAAGCAGGGGGTGCCCCTCGGGCAGGAGGTCTGCGCGGGTAAGTCTGTCTTTATCATACATGGCCAGCAGCGGGCCGGTGTCTTCGCAGAAGAGCGCCTCGCATTCCGCGGGACGGGTCTCGTACATGCTGCAAGTACTGCTTTCGGGACTGAAGTAGATGCAGGCCCATGAGCCGTCGCGGCCCTTGATCTTGAGGATTTCGGTCTCAAGCGGAGCTACCATCTGTCCGGGCTGGTCAAAGGCCCGCTCGCCGGTGCGCAACGTGACTATTTCCGATAAGGAAATGGAGCCGTCCTCGATCAGGGGCAAGTCCTCTGTATGGAGAGCCGGGCCGCCGCTCCGGCAACAGTCCCCGCACCTGCGGCAGTGTGGTGTCTTATTGTTTGAAATCTGCAAGTTTGTGTTGCTCCTCATATTCTTTTGGGGTACCAATTGTTCCGGTCTATCCTGTGCCATGGGACCGATACTCCGGCTTGGCAATTATGGCAAGTGCGGGGGTAGAGACTTGCTCCCGAAACAGGCTGTCCGTTGTGTCCGCAAGATTAGGATTGGCAATGGTTTCTTGGATATTTCGGTTGACAGAAAACCGATAGGTCCAGTACATTGTCACCCCTGCATACCTTGTGAATCTTGGCGCAAGTGCCACTATTCCAGGTAGTTGCGTTACGTAGGAAAGGCGTTCTGGCTCCGGGTGGTTTCACCACCGTTTGCCGGCCTGGGCGCAATAATGGTTGATGGCAACATC from Pseudodesulfovibrio sp. S3 includes the following:
- a CDS encoding zinc ABC transporter substrate-binding protein; amino-acid sequence: MAFETLLKKGILILCALVFLGAAVPASARDRVQVFVTIMPQKYFVEKIGGDLVNVSVLVMPGANPHMYEPSPRQMTSLSMAKAYFAIGISLEDVWLSRFSFSNVSLRIIHTEQGVTKIPMAEHHHDAGEAEGHHEEVGQAEAHGHDDHGILDPHIWLDPVRARTIARNVCAGMVSVDPVNRAVYEANLAALLREIDETNEFIAGRLASVPEGKRTFMVFHPSWGYFADRYGLIQVPIEAQGNEPGPRHLAEIIEHGRELGISVVFVQPQFSQKSASVIASELGARVIPLDPLAEDWSGNLRHAAEAFGKALK
- a CDS encoding Fur family transcriptional regulator; its protein translation is MTVQSPAGAARKFLERTGLEPTLNRILVLSAVADSRYPLTAREVYTTVLREHRLNRVTVYRILDLLAENGVVNRISSGERALHFCVGADHSHFHCTRCGKVQCVANTLLQFDEKAVARALGMTVSSIDLHLEGLCAECEGSRAVE
- a CDS encoding YkgJ family cysteine cluster protein — translated: MAQDRPEQLVPQKNMRSNTNLQISNNKTPHCRRCGDCCRSGGPALHTEDLPLIEDGSISLSEIVTLRTGERAFDQPGQMVAPLETEILKIKGRDGSWACIYFSPESSTCSMYETRPAECEALFCEDTGPLLAMYDKDRLTRADLLPEGHPLLSLMADHDAKCDPVLMESLAKAAREGDREAGEALKGMVVFDMEMRRLVPEKTGMDPNMNEFLFGRPLRTLLGTMNIKVYEMDETIRFNFHA